Below is a window of bacterium HR17 DNA.
CTTGTGCGGGAGGGCGTGTGTGACCGTGACCCGACTTTGCATTTGCCGTCGCCCAAACAACCCCCGACGCTCCCCCAATTTTTGACCGTCACAGAAGCCCACGAACTGCTGGAGCGGATGAAAGAGTTTACTATGAATGCGACACATGCTTCACCGTTACTGTTGCGCGATTATGCGATACTGGAATTGCTGTATGCGACGGGGCTACGGGTGGGTGAATTGGTCGCGCTTCGGGTAGACAGCGTGAATTTGGAGACGGGGTTTGTGCGGGTGATGGGCAAAGGGGGCAAGGAACGCTTGGTGCCATTGGGCAAAGCCGCTATTGCTGCCTTGTGTCGCTACCTGAACGAAGGGCGTCCACACTTGGACAACAGGGAAGGCACCCCCTTTTTGTTTTTGAGCCGACGGGGCAAAGCGCTGCAACGGGAAACGGTCATTCGGTTGATCGCGCGCTACACGCAAGAGTTTTTGGGACGCAAACTTTCGCCCCACAAACTTCGCCACACTTTTGCGACCCACTTACTTTTGGGTGGCTCAGATTTGCGGAGCATTCAAGAGATGCTGGGGCATAGTCGCATCACAACGACCCAACGCTACACACATGTCCTGACGCCCCAATTGCGGTCCGCTTATCACGCTGCCCATCCCCGTGCCCGCAGGGGACATCGGTGAAGTTTCCTCACGGCGATGGGGTCAGATAGAAGGGAAGGGCGCAGGATGCGTGCTGAGGTCGGGTGAGGCAGTGGTGGCAATCCTCAGCGCAATCGCCACAGCAAGAAGGCGGCACCTGTTATGCCTGCCAAGTTCGCCAGATGGCTGCCCACCAGTGGAGGCAAGGAGCCGGCTTTCGCCAGCAAAGTTCCGACGTTCCAGACGAGGTAGTAGAGTAAAACGATGATGACGCTGACGCCGACGGCGATACCGCCACCCCGTCCCAGTTGCAGGGCGATGGGGGCACCTAAAAGCGC
It encodes the following:
- the xerD gene encoding Tyrosine recombinase XerD — protein: MAYPKALPPEFARWLDDFALYLRTERGLMENSVVAYTDDLRHYLAFLAEHHIVPAEAGADTVVAYLARLQGKRLAPATVSRRLTVVRLFHRFLVREGVCDRDPTLHLPSPKQPPTLPQFLTVTEAHELLERMKEFTMNATHASPLLLRDYAILELLYATGLRVGELVALRVDSVNLETGFVRVMGKGGKERLVPLGKAAIAALCRYLNEGRPHLDNREGTPFLFLSRRGKALQRETVIRLIARYTQEFLGRKLSPHKLRHTFATHLLLGGSDLRSIQEMLGHSRITTTQRYTHVLTPQLRSAYHAAHPRARRGHR